AGTTTGCGAACCCTCCACCCTGACGCTAACCAAATAATGCATACCCAAGTTTTCTACTAAAAACACTCGCCCTTGGATAGTCTGGGTATCACCTGGTTGAGCAATGCGGACATTTTCTGGACGGATTCCCAGAACAATTTGCGGTGGTACAGTTGGGATATCTGGCAGACGGACTTGGAAGTCACCTAGTATGGCGTATCGTCCCTGACAAGGTAGAGTGAGTAAATTCATTTGCGGACTACCAACAAATCCAGCGACGAAGAGATTAGCTGGATGGTTATAGATGCGATCGGGTGAGTCAAGTTGCTGAACATAGCCATCGTTGAGCAATGCAACTTTTGAGGAAAGTGTCATCGCTTCGGTTTGGTCGTGGGTGACGTAGACTACTGGGACTTTTTGGGCGGCAAAAATCTGCTTGAGGTCGGCGCGCACTCTTTCCCGTAGCAGTGCATCTAAGTTACTCAAAGGTTCATCTAATAAATACACATCGGCGTTGCGCACCAAAGCACGACCGACCGCAACCCGTTGGCGTTGACCGCCAGACATTTGACCGGGCTTGCGGTTGATTAATTCTCCTAATCCCAACACATCTGCCACTTCTGCGACGCGCCGTTTAATTTCTGCGGTTGGTACTTTTTTCAGCTTCAGTCCAGAAGCGAGGTTTTCGTACACTGTCATGTGGGGATAAAGTGCATAGCTTTGAAATACCATTGCAATATTGCGATCGCTTGGTCGTTTATGAGTAACATCTACATCCCCAATTCTGATTTGACCGCGCGTAGGTTCTTCCAGACCTGCAATCATGCGTAGGACGGTAGATTTACCACAGCCGGAAGGGCCAAGCAAAGTCAGAAACTCATTGTTATCTACAGTTAAGCTAACGTCTTTGACAGGGACGACTTTGGGATTATAGGTTTTATTCAAATTTATGAGTTCGAGTTTAGCCATTTTTCTTATCCTTTGACAGCGCCAGCGGTCAGACCTTGGACAATCCTGCGTTGAAACAACAAAACTAGTAACACTAAGGGGACAGTCCCCACGACAGTTGCAGCAGCGATGGGGCCGTAGGGAATTTCATATACTGATGCACCACCCAATTGAGCAGCCGCTACGGGAATTGTTTTCAATTCTTCACGAGTCATAAATGTGAGCGCGAAGATAAACTCGTTCCAAGCGAAAATAAAGGTGAGAATTCCCGTAGTCACCAAAGCGGGAAGAGTCATAGGTAGGACGATTTGCCACAGTAATTGAAAGGTGTTGTAGCCATCGACCCTGGCGGAATCTTCTAAGTCTTTGGGTAATTGCTCGAAAAAGCTTCTCAGCACTAAAATTGTTAGCGGTAAATTAATTGCAGTGTAGGGAATAATCAGCGCCAAATAATTGTTACCCAGTCTCAGCGCTTGGATAATTTCTAACAGTCCCAAGAACAACAAAATTCCCGGAAA
The genomic region above belongs to Calothrix sp. NIES-2098 and contains:
- a CDS encoding sugar ABC transporter ATP-binding protein, which produces MAKLELINLNKTYNPKVVPVKDVSLTVDNNEFLTLLGPSGCGKSTVLRMIAGLEEPTRGQIRIGDVDVTHKRPSDRNIAMVFQSYALYPHMTVYENLASGLKLKKVPTAEIKRRVAEVADVLGLGELINRKPGQMSGGQRQRVAVGRALVRNADVYLLDEPLSNLDALLRERVRADLKQIFAAQKVPVVYVTHDQTEAMTLSSKVALLNDGYVQQLDSPDRIYNHPANLFVAGFVGSPQMNLLTLPCQGRYAILGDFQVRLPDIPTVPPQIVLGIRPENVRIAQPGDTQTIQGRVFLVENLGMHYLVSVRVEGSQTEAITVRALLATDQSWSGEDIILALPPEDIHWFDVQSGDALVKRQMLNVRN
- a CDS encoding sugar ABC transporter permease protein, encoding MSVTPQAVPTTPKPTGESKFSWKKILLPIAVALVVLFSLAPALWQLLTSFKVNEDIAAVPTVYFPTRFTFNHYIELFTRRPFWRYIFNSAVVSITSTALALAIGAPAAYALARLRPWGGRIILASILIVTLFPGILLFLGLLEIIQALRLGNNYLALIIPYTAINLPLTILVLRSFFEQLPKDLEDSARVDGYNTFQLLWQIVLPMTLPALVTTGILTFIFAWNEFIFALTFMTREELKTIPVAAAQLGGASVYEIPYGPIAAATVVGTVPLVLLVLLFQRRIVQGLTAGAVKG